The window CGCACAAGTCGGACGGAGAACTGATCAACGAAAGCTTCTAACCGTCCCAAGTGTCGAGCCGCCCGATACGGGAGCCCGGCCACCCCCCCCCGCCTGCGTGCACTGTAACTACGACACGCGGCATTCACCCAGTCTGCTTTTGTCAACCACGGAGCCACAGCGATGAAGACTACTTGGAAATTGAGCACGCTTGCCGCGGGCGTTTGCTGCCTGCTGACAGCAAGCGCTGCGCTGGCCGACTACGAGGCGGCCGTCCTCGCTCTCAACCCAAGCCACTACTGGCGACTGAACGAGACCACCGAGGGCACCGCCGCCGACTTGATTGGGGCGCAGGACGGCACGCACCAGGGCGTGTTCGGCGAAGGCTTTGGGATGGTTGGCGCCGAGGGACCACCCGCAGCCGGACTCGGCGAGGGCAACCTGGCGTTCGCCGCCAATGACTTTTCGTCGGTCGGGATCGGGCCAGGGTCAGCGATGGCGGCGTCGACGATGACGGTATCCGGTTGGTTCCTAGAGCGGGGCAGCCAGGGCGGCGACCGGTTTTGGACCAACAACCAGTCCGATCCCAACACCAGCTTCCAGATCTTCTTCGGAGGCGGCTCGGGTGACGTCGCGGCCAACCTTGGAATCGGCCTGAACCCCGCGGTTAACGGCTTCCCCTCCTCGGGGCTCCCCTCCGGGTCGGGGGTAGGCAACTTCCACATCCCCGAGTCCACGGTGAACGTGAAGGACGGCGAGTGGCACCACATCGTCGCGTCCCGCAACGGCAACAACATTGAGGACGTTATTGTTGTGATCGACGGCGTTGACTACGGCGTCGACACCTGGCGTGACTCCACCGACACTTGGGGCACCACAGGGTCGGACGCCCAG is drawn from Posidoniimonas polymericola and contains these coding sequences:
- a CDS encoding PEP-CTERM sorting domain-containing protein, with translation MKTTWKLSTLAAGVCCLLTASAALADYEAAVLALNPSHYWRLNETTEGTAADLIGAQDGTHQGVFGEGFGMVGAEGPPAAGLGEGNLAFAANDFSSVGIGPGSAMAASTMTVSGWFLERGSQGGDRFWTNNQSDPNTSFQIFFGGGSGDVAANLGIGLNPAVNGFPSSGLPSGSGVGNFHIPESTVNVKDGEWHHIVASRNGNNIEDVIVVIDGVDYGVDTWRDSTDTWGTTGSDAQIATRTPPDGGPSLQAINGSVDEIAVWLDRQLTVEESIALYQAAIGVTPGLVGDTNDDGVVNTLDIDPFVLALTDPASYDATYPGIRLERADINTDEVVNTLDIDPFVTILTGTASIAAPEPATLGLAGLAIAGVLGVRRRR